The Plasmodium gaboni strain SY75 chromosome 3, whole genome shotgun sequence genome includes the window agtatgagaaaatattaaacCCAGCTAAAGGGtatcatacatataattatattttccaaaataataaaaatataataaatcataaaaaaaataaaaatttgtttttatgtgaaaaaagaaatttcTATACTAGTAATGatggaaaaaaatatacaaaaaagTTTTGGAACCATTTAGGTTTTGTAATTATACCTCAACAAACAGCATATATAGTAGAAAGGTTaggaaaatataataaaacattattAGCAGgtattcattttttaataccTTTTATAGATAAAATAGCTTATGTTTTTTCATTAAAAGAAGAAACTATTACAATTCCAAATCAAACAGCTATTACAAAAGATAATGTTACTTTAAATATTGACGgagtattatatataaaatgtgACAATCCATATAATTCTTCTTATGCTATTGAAGATGCTGTTTTTGCAGTAACTCAATTAGCACAAGTTACTATGAGATCGGAATTAGGTAAATTAACCCTTGATGCAACATTTTTAGAAAGAGATAATTTAAACGAAAAACTTGTTAAGGCTATAAATGAATCAGCAAAAAACTGGGGAATAAAATGTATGAGATATGAAATTCGTGATATTATCTTACCTgtgaatataaaaaatgcTATGGAAAAACAAGCTGAAGCagaaagaagaaaaagagCTGAAATTTTACAAAGTGAAGGAGAAAGAGAAAGTGAAATTAATATAGCAATTGgaaaaaaaaggaaatcTATATTAATAGCAGAAGGACAATCTTTTGCTATCAAAGCTAAAGCTGATGCTACAGCTGAAGCTATAGAAATTatttcaaataaaataaaaaaactAGATTCAAATAATGCTATTTCTTTACTGGTTGCTGAACAATATATTGATGTTTTCTcaaatatatgtaaaaataataacacTGTCATTATACCAGCAGATCTAAATAATATCAGTAGCCTTATTTCACAATCATTGTctatttataataatattcaaaattccaaaaaggaaaataatCAAATTCATACTTTGCCAATTCAAAAACAAATCCATTCTGATATGAACAACTAATTTGATTCAAGTTATGGAAAATAACAATGTTACACGCATAATATTTAGGgaattatatgaataaatcaataatatatatatatatatatatatatgtatgtattgtttgtttgtttgtatttttttttttttttttttttttttgttggATAAATTTACACACAATAATTGTCGTTCATACGACCTGACCTGTTCATAAAAATTGAATCATGTTCATACAAATTATgcattttatataaaataaaaaaaatatttttatttatatacttAATTTCAACGGCAGAGGTTGCACAGTTATTccttttaatatttaatatttttttgttaggttttatttattatgattagattttgttttttcatatttctTAATAATGTTGATTAATGcttttatatgtataaatgttagtatatatattttgttttacATTCTTATGAATCATAAGGGATGGCAATGAAGCTAgtcttattatatatatatatatatatatatatatgtgtatgtattatatgtatttatttcattttatcattttcatttcttttcttttttgaactaattttttcttatttgtatattctttttaaaaatatttgttataaaaaattaatcataatatgaaaaaaactatatttttatgaaaacatttttttattatcacatggaatataaatacattattatatcttgagggaaaatataataaataagtAGTGTATATTATCtactaaaaaaaaattatattcagtgaaatttatattatatatatattatatgtgtccaaaagaaatatttattatttcctttattctcctatatcatatattcatattattttacaAGTTTAATGGtttgaataaaatataataataagataaaaaatataaattcaaaaaggataaatatatgcataaataaatacaccttaataaatatattatttatatttttatgcGTTGCaaattttttgtaaaaGAAGTACAATGGATTTATAAGTTttgtcattttttttaattaagTTTAAATGcttatataaaaaatatagaaataaaaatatatatatatatatatatatatatatatatatattataaattatttgttaataaaaggtgtacatttttaatatttataaatatttgaaCTTTTAAATTAGTTTTCTCTTTTATTATGTGGAAATGTTAAACTATGATATACGgttaaaatataattaaaataaaaattatgcattttttttttttatgcTTTAATTTATACGtatttcttattatatatctacaaatgttataatatatttttttttttgacatgttgaaaaatatatatataataataatgaataataCGTACAATTTATA containing:
- a CDS encoding stomatin-like protein encodes the protein MNTFFLSRFRGGTIFLQKYEKILNPAKGYHTYNYIFQNNKNIINHKKNKNLFLCEKRNFYTSNDGKKYTKKFWNHLGFVIIPQQTAYIVERLGKYNKTLLAGIHFLIPFIDKIAYVFSLKEETITIPNQTAITKDNVTLNIDGVLYIKCDNPYNSSYAIEDAVFAVTQLAQVTMRSELGKLTLDATFLERDNLNEKLVKAINESAKNWGIKCMRYEIRDIILPVNIKNAMEKQAEAERRKRAEILQSEGERESEINIAIGKKRKSILIAEGQSFAIKAKADATAEAIEIISNKIKKLDSNNAISLLVAEQYIDVFSNICKNNNTVIIPADLNNISSLISQSLSIYNNIQNSKKENNQIHTLPIQKQIHSDMNN